The Plodia interpunctella isolate USDA-ARS_2022_Savannah chromosome 11, ilPloInte3.2, whole genome shotgun sequence genome includes a window with the following:
- the LOC128673934 gene encoding uncharacterized protein LOC128673934, which yields MTSLLFQGIEDRYNGITVDSEKEPCEGDVFIHKLSESLKTWSEQKKRCIWFKINIKDAAWVPVLANEGFDFHHSRDSFVMMYKWLPTDTRPNLPPACHTNLGVGGIVLNRTNQLLVVIENHFIEFPHWKLPGGYVERGEDIKDAAIREVKEETGVNTEFDSLVTFRHTHNAMFGNSDIYAIVILKATSETITKSDLEIKDCKWMDIEEYLNHPDVFECNKFIIRQALDLKKRNIKLSLNKSTITLGKLSRDMTSLVMEDL from the exons ATGACGTCGCTTTTATTTCAAGGCATTGAAGATAGGTATAATGGTATTACAGTTGATTCTGAAAAAGAACCTTGTGAAGGAGATGTTTTCATACATAAACTATCAG aatCACTCAAAACATGGAGTGAACAGAAAAAAAGGTGCAtatggtttaaaataaatataaaagatgcAGCTTGGGTTCCAGTACTTgcaaat gaagGATTTGATTTTCACCATTCAAGAGACAGTTTTGTGATGATGTACAAATGGTTGCCTACTGACACTAGACCAAACTTGCCACCAGCTTGTCACACTAACTTAGGAGTTGGAGGGATTGTCTTGAATCGTACAAATCAATTATTGGTTGTTATAGAAAACCATTTCATAGAGTTCCCACATTGGAAGCTTCCTGGAGGGTATGTGGAAAgag GTGAAGACATAAAAGATGCTGCCATACGGGAAGTAAAAGAAGAGACTGGTGTTAATACTGAATTTGATTCATTGGTCACTTTCAGACATACTCATAATGCAATGTTTGGTAACTCTGATATCTATGCAATAGTCATATTAAAAGCTACCTCTGAAACCATCACGAAATCTGATCTGGAAATTAAGGATTGTAAATGGATGGACATAGAGGAATATCTGAATCATCCTGATGtatttgaatgcaataaattcattataagACAAGCTTTGGACTTAAAAAAGAGAAACATTAAACTATCTCTCAATAAAAGTACTATAACGTTGGGTAAACTGTCCCGAGATATGACTTCTCTTGTTATGGAAGATTTATGA
- the LOC128673932 gene encoding Golgi to ER traffic protein 4 homolog produces MAARGERGVVRVLDKLEASVNSGQYYEAHQMYRTLYFRYLSQKKYADLLNLLYKGSTILLQRDQQGSGADLAILLIDVLTKSETKPCEEWIEKIAKLFEIMDSSIPERESYLTNAVKWSMDSNKKGHPLLHKKIAEVYWRESDFTSAHRHFLHSCDGSTYATMLIELHTSKGLKSEIDLFIAQAVLQFLCLRNIQMATETFNKYTGSHPTIKNEKGPPFLFPLLNFLWFLLRAIEQRHANQFKILRNWYAISIKRDPNYSVYLDNIGRIWFGIEVPPNNRNSTSVFGGLLKSIIGDADSSDEDGDFMGHSAAAPDLD; encoded by the exons atggcTGCACGTGGAGAACGAGGTGTAGTGCGAGTTTTAGATAAATTAGAAGCTTCTGTTAATTCCGGCCAATATTATGAAGCACATCAAATGTATAGAACTCTGTATTTCAG GTATTTAAGTCAGAAGAAATATgcagatttattaaatttactgtATAAAGGTTCTACAATTCTCTTGCAACGCGATCAGCAAGGCAGTGGAGCTGATTTAGCTATTCTGCTAATCGACGTACTTACGAAGTCCGAAACGAAACCGTGCGAAGAATGGATAGAAAAAATAGCCAAACTATTCGAAATCATGGACTCAAGTATACCAGAACGAGAAAGTTACCTTACTAATGCTGTTAAATGGTCCATGGATAGCAACAAGAAAGGACATCCCTTACTTCACAAG aaaaTTGCTGAAGTTTATTGGAGGGAATCAGATTTCACATCTGCCCACAGACATTTCTTGCACTCATGTGATGGTTCAACATATGCTACAATGCTGATTGAACTACATACATCTAAAGGATTGAAGTCAGAGATAGACTTATTTATAGCACAAGCAGTGCTACAGTTTTTATGCCTCAGAAATATTCAAATGGCAACAGAaacttttaacaaatacacagGCTCACACCCAACTATTAAGAATGAAAAGGGCcctccttttttatttccattattaaattttctttggtTTCTGTTACGAGCTATTGAACA gAGACATGCaaatcaattcaaaatattaagaaaCTGGTATGCTATCAGTATCAAGAGAGACCCAAATTATTCAGTATATCTGGACAACATTGGCCGTATTTGGTTTGGCATAGAAGTTCCACCCAACAACAGGAATTCGACATCTGTATTCGGAGGGCTCCTAAAGTCTATTATTGGCGATGCTGATAGTTCTGATGAAGATGGTGACTTTATGGGTCATAGTGCAGCAGCACCAGATTTAGATTAA